One genomic window of Dermacentor andersoni chromosome 8, qqDerAnde1_hic_scaffold, whole genome shotgun sequence includes the following:
- the LOC140219846 gene encoding uncharacterized protein: MSQVPPQAPGAKPPSDTPGPSAGGSKTPGDLESVPSVATRQPASASQSPFFYAGKKSVRASVAPSRNRSMSIMPTARDQVNPAMMHAKMVLQKLQEAHKEKQQQQQLAKFEKKQKRNKALQASEPASFLPSRAGSGEDLGLVTPMTPGERERCGCLKFTRALR, from the exons GTGCCACCGCAAGCGCCCGGCGCCAAGCCGCCTTCAGACACTCCTGGGCCGTCAGCAGGTGGCTCCAAGACACCTGGTGACTTGGAATCCGTGCCAAGTGTGGCCACCAGGCAGCCCGCTAGCGCCTCTCAAAGTCCCTTCTTCTATGCGGGCAAGAAGAGCGTTCGCGCCAGCGTGGCCCCGTCACGAAACCGCTCCATGTCAATCATGCCGACAGCACGGGACCAG GTGAACCCGGCAATGATGCATGCGAAGATGGTGCTGCAGAAGCTTCAGGAAGCGCACAAAGagaagcaacaacagcagcagttggcgaagttcgagaagaagcAGAAACGCAACAAAGCGCTGCAGGCCTCGGAACCGGCCTCGTTTTTGCCATCGAGGGCTGGCAGCGGCGAGGACTTAGGCCTCGTCACCCCCATGACCCCTGGAGAACGTGAGCGGTGCGGATGCTTGAAATTTACTCGAGCATTGCGATAG
- the LOC126528890 gene encoding uncharacterized protein has translation MEINVSKTKTMTFSRASNVHLSSYFMNSICIENVSTLKYLGVHLTSNLTWNDHIDEIISKANKTLGFIRRNLYLANESTKLLAYTALVRSKIEYASIIWNPNQTYLINKLESLQNKAARFITKTYSRTSSITAIKESLQLPSLETRRLLALLSHFHRLYHTPSSFTASHIKPPQKIFPRLDHPFKVRPMFARTNLLRQSPLFLAIHHWNKLPKEIASIRDHDSFSSYSSLE, from the coding sequence atggaaattaatgtttctAAAACTAAAACAATGACATTTAGCAGAGCCAGTAACGTTCACTTAAGTTCATATTTTATGAACAGCATATGCATAGAGAATGTGTCTACATTAAAATATTTGGGAGTCCATTTAACTTCTAACcttacatggaatgatcacattgatgaaataatttcgaaagcaaataaaacacttggattcattaggcgaaatttgtatttagcaaatgagtcaactaaattattagcttacacagctctagttcgctcaaagattgaatacgcttccataatatggaatccaaatcagacttacctaataaacaagctggaatctttacaaaataaagcagcacgcTTCATCACTAAAACATACTCTAGAACATCCAGCATCACGGCTATCAAAGAGTCCCTCCAATTACCGTCTCTAGAAACACGACGACTGTTAGCACTGCTTTCCCACTTCCACAGATTGTATCATACCCCGTCATCCTTTACAGCATCCCATATCAAACCCCCACAAAAAATTTTTCCCCGCCTCGACCATCCCTTCAAAGTGCGTCCCATGTTTGCACGTACGAATCTCCTGCGACAATCACCGCTCTTTCTAGCTATTCATCACTGGAAtaagctgccaaaagaaattgcttctatacGTGATCATGACTCATTTTCTAGCTATTCATCACTGGAAtaa